One Robbsia sp. KACC 23696 DNA segment encodes these proteins:
- a CDS encoding response regulator — MSEPLHLLLVEDSSLDVELTLARLDSAGFTYDAHIVDNAVDFDAAMRTGRYDVVLADFVLPTFSGGEALEMARAHSPSIPFVFVSGVLGEEHAVDMLKRGATDYVLKQRLQRLPAVIERALAERDEKRQRLQAEERLQETETHFRQVVDALKDYAVITLDPRGDIQTWNHAARQILGYTEAQMVGGGAAVLFGQDDVLTEALRTAKVLGSHSDDRWMSREDGQRVFVSLVTTAMHDARGALLGFSLIVRDTTQARLTADALQQAKEEAERANRAKDHFLAVLSHELRTPLTPILAAARLMRMKGELDEERTHLLNVVQHNVELEARLIDDLLDLTSIARGKLSLNFTSVTLGDLLANAVNMSAADISAKGQTLQITRQETQSGVRGDAARLQQIVWNIVKNAVKFTPAGGSINVTMFNPDCEHVSVRVDDSGIGISAEALPKIFSAFEQADETIGPAFGGLGLGLAIAKTLAMKHGGSIVAESAGRDRGARFTFTIPLVRDTPVAVDTTVAPESVNTAGHVLSVLLVEDNAHTAAAMAQLIEVFGHRVDVAESVGAARQCIDSARYDLLISDIGLPDGTGLDVVRHWNVVQQDAPSIAITGYGMEEDMRRCREAGFGNHVTKPVDFDRLESMLDHIAQARG, encoded by the coding sequence GTGAGTGAGCCGCTGCATCTGCTGCTGGTCGAGGACAGTTCGCTCGACGTTGAATTGACGCTGGCGCGGCTGGATTCCGCCGGCTTCACTTATGACGCCCATATCGTCGATAACGCGGTGGATTTCGACGCGGCGATGCGTACCGGCCGCTATGACGTCGTGCTGGCCGATTTCGTGCTGCCGACTTTTTCCGGCGGCGAAGCGCTGGAGATGGCGCGGGCTCACTCGCCATCGATACCGTTTGTTTTCGTCTCGGGCGTCTTGGGCGAAGAACACGCGGTGGATATGCTGAAGCGCGGCGCGACGGATTATGTCCTGAAGCAACGTCTGCAACGCTTGCCGGCGGTGATCGAACGCGCGCTCGCCGAACGCGATGAGAAACGCCAGCGTTTGCAGGCCGAGGAGCGGCTGCAGGAGACGGAGACGCATTTCCGTCAAGTGGTGGACGCATTGAAGGACTATGCGGTGATCACGCTGGATCCGAGGGGGGATATCCAGACGTGGAATCATGCAGCCCGGCAAATCCTCGGCTATACCGAAGCGCAGATGGTGGGCGGCGGGGCGGCCGTGTTATTCGGTCAGGACGATGTACTGACCGAGGCGCTACGTACCGCGAAAGTCCTGGGCAGTCATAGCGACGACCGGTGGATGTCGCGCGAGGACGGCCAACGGGTGTTCGTCTCCCTTGTTACCACCGCGATGCACGATGCGCGTGGTGCGCTGCTGGGCTTTTCGCTGATCGTTCGCGATACGACGCAGGCGCGTTTGACGGCCGATGCGCTGCAGCAGGCAAAAGAAGAGGCGGAACGGGCGAACCGGGCAAAAGACCATTTCCTGGCGGTGCTCTCTCATGAACTGCGCACGCCGTTGACGCCGATTCTCGCGGCCGCTCGCCTGATGCGGATGAAGGGCGAACTCGACGAGGAGCGCACGCATCTGCTGAATGTAGTGCAGCACAATGTGGAGCTGGAGGCGCGGTTGATCGACGATCTGCTGGACCTGACCAGTATCGCGCGTGGCAAGTTGAGCTTGAACTTTACCTCGGTGACGCTGGGCGATCTTCTTGCCAATGCGGTGAATATGTCGGCCGCCGATATCTCGGCGAAAGGGCAGACGCTGCAGATCACCCGGCAGGAAACGCAAAGCGGCGTGCGCGGCGATGCGGCGCGACTGCAGCAGATCGTCTGGAATATCGTCAAGAATGCGGTCAAGTTCACGCCCGCGGGCGGGTCGATCAACGTGACGATGTTCAATCCCGATTGCGAACATGTCAGCGTGCGGGTGGACGATTCAGGCATCGGCATCAGTGCGGAAGCGTTGCCGAAAATCTTCTCCGCCTTCGAGCAGGCGGACGAAACGATCGGTCCGGCATTTGGCGGCCTGGGTCTGGGGCTCGCCATCGCCAAGACCTTGGCGATGAAGCATGGCGGATCGATCGTCGCGGAAAGCGCGGGTCGCGATCGCGGCGCGCGTTTCACCTTCACGATACCGTTGGTGCGCGATACGCCGGTGGCCGTCGATACGACGGTGGCGCCGGAATCGGTCAATACGGCAGGCCATGTGCTGTCGGTCTTGCTGGTGGAGGACAACGCCCATACGGCGGCGGCGATGGCGCAGCTGATCGAAGTATTCGGGCACCGCGTCGATGTGGCGGAGTCCGTCGGCGCCGCGCGGCAATGCATCGATAGCGCACGCTACGATCTGCTGATCAGCGATATCGGACTGCCGGACGGCACCGGGCTCGACGTCGTGCGCCATTGGAATGTCGTGCAACAGGATGCGCCCTCGATTGCCATCACCGGCTATGGCATGGAAGAAGATATGCGGCGCTGCCGTGAAGCCGGCTTCGGCAACCATGTGACGAAGCCCGTCGATTTTGACCGCCTGGAATCGATGCTCGATCACATCGCACAGGCGCG
- a CDS encoding ATP-binding protein has protein sequence MTTLPPNADDKAGLPELPGMEIAGARAVQPVMPTDASTSAASSRGVPSDGGAPVFDDAAFQAAVAACDAEPIHIPGAIQPHGYLVTLDEAQCVLQCSANITALLPETHAGAQALQGRPIAEVIGEDGARAVAEALASSQIAGQPLYVCRVAGVLGATAHRVSDASDGADSAARRARGERTLDLILHEHDGVVVLEIEPTDHVGNVFSPIYALVRTVIGRLQHADTVEAVSDVAAREVRRITAFGRVLVYRFDDDGNGQVIAEDRAPEYTSYLGQHFPASDIPMQARALYLKHPIRLIVDAGYAPSPLVPPLHPRTGRPADLSYATLRSVSPVHLQYMRNMGTASSMSISIIVRGNLWGLISCHHETPRHLNFETRAACEHLGAVLSLQMEAKEDRAESEYRLELRRMLVDLIATMSDRDDFVDSLVSDPRALLRFMAADGAAVVYEGRTVTVGVTPDSDTINEIVSYIGSQSTREVFASDAISEVLPAARAFAETASGLLAVQISRLHRHFVIWFRPEVVRTIEWAGDPRKGGADANGRLSPRTSFETWKEVVRHRSLRWRDGERAAAYEFRASVLSIVLRRAEEMAAIAAELGRVNKELESFSYSVSHDLRAPLRHIVGYADLLREYEGDRLAERGTRFLKNIVDSARFAGTLVDDLLTFSQMGRAALRPVPVRLNTLVETVIREMRHENPQRDIAWDIGALPTVTGDPTFLLLAVRNLLSNAVKYTRTRVRAEISVQATETATEYVIAVVDNGVGFNMRYVGKLFGVFQRLHRAEDFEGTGIGLANVRRIIERHDGRTWAEGELDRGAQFYVALRKPASTASQSTGPDGE, from the coding sequence ATGACGACGCTCCCACCCAATGCGGACGATAAGGCGGGTCTGCCGGAATTGCCGGGGATGGAGATCGCCGGTGCGCGTGCCGTTCAGCCCGTGATGCCGACGGACGCCAGCACGTCCGCGGCGTCTTCGCGCGGAGTGCCGTCGGACGGCGGCGCTCCGGTGTTCGACGACGCGGCCTTTCAGGCGGCGGTGGCGGCCTGCGACGCGGAACCGATCCATATCCCGGGCGCGATCCAGCCGCACGGCTATCTGGTGACGCTCGACGAGGCGCAGTGCGTGCTGCAATGTTCGGCGAATATCACGGCGCTGCTGCCGGAGACGCACGCAGGGGCGCAGGCGCTGCAGGGCAGGCCCATCGCCGAGGTGATCGGCGAGGACGGCGCGCGGGCGGTTGCCGAGGCCTTGGCGTCGTCGCAGATCGCGGGGCAGCCGCTCTATGTGTGCCGTGTCGCCGGCGTACTGGGGGCGACCGCGCATCGGGTATCGGATGCATCGGATGGGGCAGACTCCGCGGCAAGGCGCGCGCGCGGTGAACGCACCTTGGACTTGATCCTGCATGAGCACGATGGCGTGGTCGTGTTGGAGATCGAGCCGACCGATCACGTCGGCAATGTATTCAGTCCGATCTACGCGCTGGTTCGCACCGTCATCGGGCGCCTGCAACACGCCGACACCGTCGAGGCGGTGAGCGACGTGGCGGCGCGGGAAGTGCGCCGCATCACCGCGTTCGGCCGCGTGCTCGTCTATCGCTTCGACGACGACGGCAACGGCCAGGTGATCGCCGAGGACCGCGCGCCAGAGTACACCTCCTATCTGGGGCAGCATTTCCCGGCCTCCGATATCCCGATGCAGGCCCGGGCGCTGTATCTGAAGCATCCGATCCGGCTGATCGTCGATGCCGGCTATGCGCCGTCGCCGCTGGTGCCGCCCTTGCATCCGCGCACGGGCAGACCGGCGGATCTCTCTTATGCGACCTTGCGCAGCGTGTCGCCGGTGCATTTGCAATACATGCGCAATATGGGCACGGCGAGTTCGATGTCGATCTCGATCATCGTGCGAGGAAATTTGTGGGGGCTGATTTCCTGCCATCACGAGACGCCGCGACATCTGAATTTTGAGACGCGGGCCGCCTGCGAGCATCTGGGCGCGGTGTTGTCCTTGCAGATGGAAGCGAAGGAGGACCGGGCCGAATCGGAATACCGTCTCGAATTGCGGCGCATGCTGGTCGATCTGATCGCGACGATGTCGGATCGCGACGATTTTGTCGACAGCCTGGTATCGGATCCGCGCGCCTTGCTGCGTTTCATGGCAGCCGACGGCGCGGCCGTCGTCTATGAAGGCCGCACGGTAACGGTGGGCGTGACGCCGGACAGCGATACGATTAACGAGATCGTCTCTTACATCGGCAGTCAATCGACGCGCGAGGTGTTTGCAAGCGATGCGATCAGCGAGGTGTTGCCGGCCGCGCGCGCGTTCGCGGAGACGGCAAGCGGTTTGCTGGCGGTGCAAATCTCGCGTTTGCATCGACACTTCGTCATCTGGTTTCGCCCCGAGGTCGTGCGCACGATCGAGTGGGCCGGCGATCCGAGAAAAGGCGGTGCCGACGCTAACGGTCGCCTTTCGCCGCGCACGAGTTTCGAGACGTGGAAGGAAGTGGTTCGGCATCGTTCGCTGCGGTGGCGAGACGGCGAGCGCGCGGCCGCGTACGAGTTCCGTGCGTCGGTGCTGAGCATCGTGCTGCGTCGCGCGGAAGAAATGGCCGCCATCGCCGCCGAGCTGGGACGTGTCAATAAGGAACTCGAATCGTTCTCTTATTCGGTCTCGCACGATCTGCGCGCGCCGTTGCGCCATATCGTCGGATATGCGGATCTGCTGCGCGAGTATGAGGGCGATCGCCTCGCGGAGCGGGGCACGCGCTTTCTGAAAAACATCGTCGATTCCGCGCGCTTTGCCGGAACGTTGGTCGACGATCTGTTGACGTTCTCGCAGATGGGGCGCGCCGCCTTGCGTCCGGTGCCGGTGCGATTGAACACACTGGTGGAGACGGTGATCCGCGAAATGCGGCATGAAAATCCGCAACGCGATATCGCCTGGGATATCGGCGCCTTGCCGACGGTGACCGGCGATCCGACCTTCCTCTTGCTCGCCGTGCGCAATCTCTTGTCGAATGCCGTCAAGTACACGCGTACTCGGGTGCGCGCCGAAATCAGCGTGCAGGCAACGGAAACGGCCACCGAATATGTGATCGCGGTCGTCGATAACGGCGTGGGTTTCAATATGCGCTACGTGGGCAAGTTGTTCGGTGTATTCCAGCGTCTGCATCGCGCCGAGGATTTCGAAGGCACCGGCATCGGCCTGGCCAATGTGCGACGGATCATCGAGCGACACGACGGCAGGACCTGGGCCGAAGGCGAGCTGGACCGCGGCGCGCAGTTTTACGTCGCGTTGCGCAAACCCGCATCAACCGCATCGCAATCGACAGGACCCGACGGTGAGTGA
- a CDS encoding biliverdin-producing heme oxygenase — protein sequence MTDLLSRLKTETADCHHALERDMDIMRPTMSRSDYVDLLTRFRAFVAPWEAALRAALPADLQAFARAREKTALLDADLAHLGAPQPSDGLARDGAAHADGMPLSGLGACFGTMYVMEGSTLGGRFIGPAMAQRFDLRDRQGYAYFDPYGERTGSMWNAFKAEAAARVPADEYDAAVAAARATFDALQHWLPAPRPTVA from the coding sequence ATGACTGACCTTCTTAGCCGTTTGAAAACAGAAACCGCCGATTGCCATCATGCGCTGGAGCGCGATATGGACATCATGCGGCCGACGATGTCCCGGTCCGACTATGTGGATTTGTTGACGCGATTCCGGGCTTTTGTCGCCCCGTGGGAAGCTGCGTTGCGCGCGGCGCTGCCGGCGGATCTGCAGGCCTTCGCGCGCGCGCGCGAGAAGACGGCCTTGCTCGACGCCGATCTGGCGCATCTCGGCGCGCCGCAGCCGTCCGACGGGCTCGCGCGGGACGGCGCCGCGCACGCCGACGGCATGCCGCTGTCGGGGTTGGGCGCCTGTTTCGGCACGATGTACGTGATGGAAGGTTCGACGCTCGGCGGCCGCTTTATCGGTCCGGCGATGGCGCAGCGTTTTGACCTGCGCGATCGTCAGGGCTATGCCTACTTCGATCCGTATGGCGAGCGCACCGGCAGCATGTGGAATGCGTTCAAGGCGGAAGCGGCTGCGCGCGTGCCGGCAGACGAGTATGACGCGGCCGTCGCTGCGGCGCGCGCGACCTTCGATGCGCTGCAGCACTGGCTGCCGGCTCCGCGCCCGACCGTCGCATGA
- a CDS encoding ATP-dependent helicase: protein MAALLDKLNPAQREAACHGIGGRIDGSGDGNAAPASPPEPLLVIAGAGTGKTATLAHRVANLLDHGVPPDQVLLLTFSRRAAVEMTRRVDRLLARAAVERAKLTGASVRRAAQVSQRDTLPWAGTFHSVGARLLREYAPYIGVSPAFTILDRPDAADLINLVRHERGLSIKQKRFPTKQTCISIYSRVVNTGLALDAVLARHFPWCAEWEASLRDLFAAYVEAKQSQDVLDYDDLLLYWAQMAAEPALAQALGERFSHILVDEYQDTNALQADIVRRMKPDGRGVTVVGDDAQSIYAFRGATVRNIIDFPNTFATPARVVTLDRNYRSTQAILDAANAVIGLATEGYAKRLWNDTDATPGARPTLVTVADEASQAQYLVSRILENREAGATLKSQAVLFRASHHSAPLEIELTRRNVPFVKFGGLKFLDASHVKDLLAVLRWLENPRDRVAGFRVLQMLPGVGPVKAGQVLDAVGDDLMRLPGGPTAEATLPAPAGVEGWDAFAALITDCAGRRSDWPAELDRIRDWYAPHLARAHEDADIREADLDQLQQIAATFPSRQRFLTELTLDPPDAISDESGVPLKDEDYLILSTIHSAKGQEWASVFLMNAVDGCLPSDLATGQIDEIEEERRLLYVAMTRAKTSLDIVVPQRFYVHQQSAQGDRHIYASRTRFLPQRLVPLFDVQSWPRAAAPTAHGSQALAAVKIDIAARMRGMWKN, encoded by the coding sequence ATGGCCGCCTTGCTGGACAAGCTGAACCCCGCACAGCGGGAAGCGGCCTGTCACGGCATCGGCGGCAGGATAGACGGTAGTGGGGATGGAAACGCGGCGCCCGCCTCGCCGCCCGAACCGTTGCTTGTCATCGCCGGCGCGGGCACCGGCAAGACCGCGACGCTCGCGCACCGGGTTGCGAATCTGCTCGATCACGGTGTGCCGCCCGACCAGGTGCTGCTGCTGACCTTTTCGCGCCGCGCCGCAGTCGAAATGACCCGCCGCGTGGACCGTCTGTTGGCGCGCGCCGCCGTCGAACGCGCCAAGCTCACTGGCGCCTCGGTGCGCCGCGCGGCGCAGGTGTCGCAACGCGACACCCTCCCCTGGGCCGGCACCTTTCACAGCGTCGGCGCCCGCCTGCTGCGTGAGTACGCCCCCTATATCGGCGTATCGCCGGCCTTTACGATCCTGGACCGTCCCGACGCGGCCGACCTGATTAATCTGGTACGTCATGAACGCGGGCTCTCGATCAAGCAGAAGCGCTTCCCGACCAAACAGACCTGCATCTCGATCTATTCGCGCGTCGTCAATACCGGCCTGGCACTGGATGCGGTGCTGGCCCGGCATTTCCCGTGGTGCGCCGAATGGGAGGCGTCGCTGCGCGACTTGTTCGCCGCCTATGTCGAAGCGAAGCAATCCCAAGACGTGCTCGACTACGACGACCTGCTGCTCTACTGGGCGCAGATGGCCGCCGAGCCGGCCTTGGCGCAAGCGCTAGGCGAGCGCTTCTCGCACATCCTCGTCGACGAATATCAGGATACGAATGCCTTGCAGGCCGATATCGTTCGACGGATGAAGCCGGACGGACGCGGCGTTACCGTGGTCGGCGACGACGCCCAGTCGATCTATGCGTTTCGTGGCGCGACCGTGCGCAATATCATCGATTTTCCAAATACCTTCGCCACACCGGCGCGCGTCGTGACGCTGGACCGGAACTACCGCTCGACGCAGGCCATCCTCGACGCCGCCAATGCGGTGATCGGCCTGGCGACCGAGGGCTATGCGAAGCGTCTCTGGAACGACACCGACGCGACGCCCGGCGCGCGCCCGACCCTGGTGACCGTCGCCGACGAAGCGTCGCAGGCGCAATACCTGGTGTCGCGGATTCTGGAGAATCGCGAGGCCGGCGCCACGCTGAAGTCGCAAGCCGTCCTGTTCCGTGCCTCGCATCACAGCGCCCCGCTGGAGATCGAGCTGACGCGGCGCAACGTTCCTTTCGTCAAGTTCGGCGGCCTGAAATTCCTCGACGCGAGCCATGTGAAGGACCTGCTCGCCGTGCTGCGCTGGCTCGAGAATCCCCGCGATCGCGTGGCCGGCTTTCGGGTATTACAGATGTTGCCGGGCGTGGGCCCGGTCAAGGCAGGCCAGGTGCTCGACGCCGTCGGCGACGATTTAATGCGACTGCCCGGCGGCCCGACAGCGGAGGCCACGCTGCCGGCGCCGGCCGGCGTCGAGGGCTGGGACGCATTTGCCGCGCTGATCACCGATTGCGCCGGCCGCCGATCAGACTGGCCGGCGGAGCTAGACCGTATTCGGGACTGGTATGCGCCGCATCTGGCCCGCGCGCATGAGGATGCCGACATCCGCGAAGCGGATCTCGATCAGCTGCAGCAGATCGCGGCCACCTTCCCGTCGCGTCAGCGCTTTCTGACCGAATTGACGCTGGATCCGCCCGATGCGATCAGCGACGAGTCCGGCGTGCCATTGAAGGACGAGGACTATCTGATCCTGTCGACGATCCATTCGGCGAAAGGCCAGGAATGGGCCTCGGTGTTCCTGATGAATGCGGTGGACGGCTGCCTGCCGTCGGATCTGGCCACCGGGCAGATTGACGAAATAGAGGAGGAACGGCGCCTGTTGTATGTCGCGATGACGCGCGCGAAGACGTCATTGGACATCGTCGTGCCGCAGCGTTTTTACGTTCACCAGCAGTCGGCACAGGGCGATCGGCATATCTACGCCTCGCGAACGCGCTTTTTGCCGCAACGCCTGGTGCCGCTATTCGATGTGCAGTCCTGGCCGCGCGCGGCGGCCCCCACTGCGCACGGTTCGCAGGCTCTAGCGGCAGTCAAGATCGACATCGCCGCCCGGATGCGTGGCATGTGGAAAAACTGA
- the serB gene encoding phosphoserine phosphatase SerB yields MNLVLQVPSDVALRESTAQQLARPLDADHIAAVRALCPTTSRVETIDAYAVRFLDVDQAAGDAQTRTAVEHYCATKGLDASWVPARPLSAFRLLAMDMDSTLITIECIDEIADFCGLKAEVSAITEAAMRGEIPDFSESLRRRVALLQGLEAAVLERVYEERVRLSPGAETLLAGARAAGLKTLLVSGGFTFFTEKLRARLGLDAAYANTLEIVDGKLTGRVLGEIVDGAVKARHVVDTCAAMGVAPETAIAMGDGSNDLPMMAKAGLSVAYRAKPKVRAGASVALDHAGLDGVLRLFV; encoded by the coding sequence ATGAATCTCGTTCTACAAGTCCCCTCCGACGTCGCACTGCGCGAGTCCACTGCCCAGCAGCTCGCACGGCCGCTGGATGCGGACCATATCGCCGCCGTACGCGCGCTCTGTCCGACGACGTCCCGCGTCGAGACGATCGACGCCTACGCAGTGCGTTTCCTCGATGTGGACCAGGCCGCGGGCGATGCGCAGACGCGCACTGCCGTCGAACACTATTGCGCGACCAAGGGGCTTGACGCGTCCTGGGTACCGGCGCGGCCGCTTTCCGCCTTCCGCCTGCTGGCAATGGATATGGATTCGACGCTGATCACGATCGAGTGTATCGATGAAATCGCCGATTTCTGCGGACTGAAGGCCGAAGTGTCGGCCATCACGGAAGCGGCGATGCGCGGCGAAATTCCGGACTTCAGCGAAAGCCTGCGACGCCGCGTGGCCCTGCTCCAAGGCCTGGAGGCCGCCGTGCTGGAACGCGTCTACGAGGAGCGTGTGCGGCTCTCACCGGGCGCCGAGACGCTATTGGCGGGCGCACGGGCAGCCGGCCTGAAAACCTTGCTCGTCTCGGGCGGTTTCACGTTCTTTACCGAAAAACTACGCGCGCGACTTGGCCTGGATGCGGCCTATGCGAACACGCTGGAAATCGTCGACGGGAAGTTGACCGGACGCGTATTGGGTGAAATCGTCGACGGCGCGGTAAAAGCGCGGCACGTCGTCGACACCTGCGCAGCCATGGGCGTCGCGCCCGAGACCGCCATCGCCATGGGCGACGGTTCAAACGATTTGCCGATGATGGCGAAAGCCGGCCTCTCGGTCGCCTATCGCGCCAAGCCGAAAGTCCGTGCCGGTGCCAGCGTCGCACTGGATCATGCCGGCCTCGACGGCGTCTTGCGCCTGTTCGTCTGA
- a CDS encoding cystathionine beta-lyase, with translation MSVTPSDSPSFQTRLLHESPDLAPGFEAFPVAVHRASTVLFPDLKAMRDYDPHSDSQWRYGLHQTPTSATLAKRLALIEGGYYCLLQPSGLAAISNVYFALVRQGDDVLVPDNAYTPNRDHAEWLAADFGVTVRYYDPTDADAVRAMIRPNTRLIWIEAPGSVSMEVPDVAAITAAAKAAGIPTAIDNTYSAGIGFKPFDYGCDISMQALTKYQSGASDVLMGAVITREKDLHFKLKRARARLGLGVSQDDCSLVLRSLPTLALRFAAHDRTALALATWLKLRQEVATVLHPGLPDCPGHASWRRYFTSTGGLFSIVFDAAYSAKQIDAFVEGLKLFKIGFSWGGAHSLALPYDLPSLRTAAEWPHKGTLVRFYVGLENEEDLRADLEQSLTAHLTAVAG, from the coding sequence ATGAGTGTTACGCCATCCGATTCCCCGTCTTTTCAGACGCGTCTGTTGCACGAATCCCCGGACCTCGCGCCCGGTTTCGAGGCCTTTCCAGTAGCGGTCCATCGGGCGTCGACGGTGTTGTTCCCAGACCTGAAGGCGATGCGCGATTACGATCCGCACAGCGATAGCCAATGGCGCTACGGCCTGCATCAGACACCCACCTCGGCGACCCTCGCGAAGCGGCTCGCCTTGATCGAGGGCGGGTACTACTGCCTGCTGCAGCCGTCCGGCCTTGCGGCAATCTCGAATGTGTATTTCGCCCTGGTGCGCCAGGGCGACGACGTGCTGGTGCCCGACAATGCCTACACGCCGAACCGCGATCATGCGGAATGGCTGGCGGCGGACTTCGGCGTCACGGTTCGCTACTACGATCCGACCGATGCCGACGCGGTGCGCGCGATGATCCGGCCGAATACCCGCCTGATCTGGATCGAGGCGCCCGGTTCGGTATCGATGGAAGTGCCCGATGTGGCCGCGATCACCGCGGCGGCCAAGGCGGCCGGCATCCCGACGGCAATCGATAACACCTACTCGGCGGGCATCGGCTTCAAGCCCTTCGATTACGGCTGCGATATCTCGATGCAGGCGCTGACGAAATATCAGTCTGGCGCCAGCGATGTGCTGATGGGGGCGGTGATCACGCGCGAAAAGGACCTGCATTTCAAACTGAAGCGCGCACGCGCGCGCTTGGGTCTGGGTGTCTCGCAGGACGATTGCTCTTTGGTGTTGCGCAGCCTGCCGACGCTCGCGCTGCGGTTTGCCGCACACGATCGCACCGCCCTGGCGTTGGCGACGTGGTTGAAGTTGCGTCAGGAAGTGGCGACGGTGTTGCATCCCGGCTTGCCGGATTGCCCTGGCCATGCAAGCTGGCGCCGGTATTTCACCAGCACCGGCGGCCTGTTCTCGATCGTCTTCGATGCGGCCTATTCAGCGAAACAAATCGATGCCTTCGTGGAAGGGCTGAAATTGTTCAAGATCGGTTTCAGCTGGGGCGGCGCGCATAGCCTGGCCTTGCCCTACGATCTGCCGTCGCTGCGGACGGCCGCGGAATGGCCGCACAAGGGCACGCTCGTGCGCTTCTATGTCGGCCTGGAAAACGAGGAAGACCTGCGCGCCGATCTGGAGCAGAGCCTGACGGCCCATCTGACCGCCGTGGCGGGCTAA
- the rimO gene encoding 30S ribosomal protein S12 methylthiotransferase RimO, whose amino-acid sequence MNSPAEIAVTKDHNPRVGFVSLGCPKALVDSEQIITQLRAEGYQIAGDYAGADLVVVNTCGFIDDAVQESLDAIGEALAENGKVIVTGCLGAKKNADGGGLVEDIHPRVLAVTGPHAMNEVMHHVHAHLPKPHDPFTDLVPPAGIKLTPRHYAYLKISEGCNHRCTFCIIPSMRGDLVSRPIGDVMLEAEKLFQSGVKELLVISQDTSAYGVDIKYRTGFWQGRPIKTRMTELVAALGELAQQYGGWVRLHYVYPYPHVDEIIPLMAEGKVLPYLDVPLQHAHPDVLRRMKRPGNAEKTMERIKAWREICPELTIRSTFIAGFPGETEEEFQTLLDFIEEAQIDRVGCFAYSPVDGATANDLPGALPEDVREARRARFMEVAERVSAERLKRKVGKPIRVLVDEVNADGGIGRSAADAPEIDGVVYISPAQKASKRYKAGDFITVRVTGADGHDLWGDVS is encoded by the coding sequence ATGAACAGTCCCGCCGAAATCGCCGTCACCAAAGACCACAATCCGCGCGTGGGCTTTGTGTCGCTCGGCTGTCCAAAAGCGCTCGTCGATTCCGAGCAGATCATCACGCAATTGCGTGCCGAGGGTTATCAGATCGCCGGTGACTATGCCGGCGCCGATCTGGTCGTCGTCAATACCTGCGGCTTTATCGACGATGCCGTTCAGGAAAGCCTGGATGCGATCGGCGAAGCGCTGGCCGAAAACGGCAAGGTCATCGTCACCGGCTGTCTCGGCGCGAAGAAGAACGCCGATGGCGGCGGCCTCGTCGAGGACATCCACCCGCGCGTGCTGGCGGTCACTGGCCCGCATGCGATGAACGAGGTGATGCACCACGTCCATGCGCACCTGCCGAAGCCGCACGATCCGTTCACGGATCTGGTGCCGCCGGCCGGTATCAAGCTGACGCCGCGCCACTACGCCTATCTGAAAATTTCGGAAGGCTGTAATCACCGCTGCACCTTCTGCATCATCCCGTCGATGCGCGGCGATCTGGTGTCGCGCCCGATCGGCGATGTCATGCTGGAAGCCGAGAAGCTGTTCCAGTCCGGCGTCAAGGAATTGCTGGTCATCTCGCAAGATACAAGCGCCTACGGCGTCGATATCAAGTATCGGACCGGCTTCTGGCAGGGTCGTCCGATCAAGACCCGGATGACCGAGCTGGTGGCCGCCCTGGGCGAGCTGGCGCAGCAATACGGCGGCTGGGTCCGTCTGCACTATGTCTATCCGTATCCGCACGTCGACGAGATCATCCCCTTGATGGCCGAGGGCAAGGTCCTGCCTTATCTCGACGTGCCGCTGCAGCACGCGCACCCGGACGTGTTGCGCCGGATGAAGCGTCCCGGCAACGCGGAAAAGACGATGGAGCGGATCAAGGCCTGGCGCGAGATCTGTCCGGAATTGACGATCCGCAGCACCTTCATCGCCGGTTTCCCGGGCGAGACCGAGGAAGAGTTTCAAACGCTGCTCGATTTCATCGAGGAAGCGCAGATCGATCGCGTCGGCTGTTTTGCCTATTCGCCGGTGGACGGCGCGACGGCCAACGACCTGCCAGGCGCCTTGCCGGAAGACGTGCGTGAAGCGCGCCGTGCGCGTTTCATGGAAGTAGCGGAGCGTGTGTCCGCGGAACGCCTTAAGCGCAAGGTCGGCAAGCCGATCCGCGTGCTGGTCGACGAAGTCAATGCCGATGGCGGTATCGGTCGCTCAGCCGCCGACGCGCCGGAAATCGATGGCGTCGTCTATATCTCGCCGGCGCAAAAGGCATCGAAGCGCTACAAGGCCGGCGATTTCATCACGGTACGCGTGACGGGCGCCGATGGCCACGACCTGTGGGGCGACGTTTCCTGA